DNA sequence from the Eptesicus fuscus isolate TK198812 chromosome 7, DD_ASM_mEF_20220401, whole genome shotgun sequence genome:
TTGTGAAAATGGTGGCGGAAGTGGAGAAGGCTGACTCTTTCCCCCTTTGTTCTGTTGAGATACTCGACCAATAGGATAAAAAGCTAATCAGCTAATGAGGGTAGATGTGAAAGTTTGGTGTCTGCTAGAGCCCAGAGTAGGCACATCAGAAGCTTTGAGTTCTTAGAACCCTGGAATCAAAGGCCTGGGGAAAGCTTGTTTGTCTAGGAAATCCAAGGCTCCCTGAGACACCTGAAGGGGCAGATCCACTCCATCAGGACAAGGAAGGGACTCAGCCTTGGACCTCTGTGAAAGGTCTGGAGAGAAGTCCCCTAAACTTACTGACAGTGGCTGCCCTACAGGAACCCACCCTGTTTGCCTGAGGTGGGTTCATACCTGGAGCAGCCAAAGAGCCTAAAGCTTTCCCCATTCTTCAGACAAGAGAGTCCTGCCTACCAGCCCATTTGCTGCCAGGCTGAAGGGAGAACACGAATTTGAACCATCAGAACAAGTGCCTCTTACTGAGGAAAATTTAATGGAACAAATGagatagaaattaaaaacaatgtaCAACAAAAAATACTTCTATGGTGATTCAACAATATATTGATCTTGGAATAAGAAAAGAGGTTTTGGCAATTAAAAAGTACTGAATTTAAAACTCAATAAAGGAAGTAAAAAGTAGAATAAATACTACTGGATGATAGAGAAGGTCATTTAGGAGATCAGATGGAGGAACTATCTTGCAACATGGAACAAAAGTacaagaaaatggaaattatGAGTGAGAAGATAAGAGTAAGGATGCTAAAGCTAGGAGACCTTGtatctgaataatattttttccgaaggcaggagaaaagaaaacatagaggaGAACCAATGAAGAAAGAAACAATAGAAGAAAAGTTTTCTGAGCTAAAGAAAGACTTGAGTATTAACATAAAAAGGGTTCTTCAAATGCCTAGcaagattaataataaaaacaagatacACACCTAGTCACCTCTTGGTGAAATTTcagaacttcaaaaaaaaaaaaaaaagtaaaaatcctaAAAACTTCCAGACATAAAataatcaacaacaaaaacaggttACCTGAAAGGGAAAGAGAATCGACTGGCACTGGAGGTCTCATTTGCAATGTGGAAAGCCCTAGGATCATTAAATGATCCCAACAGCTTCTGGGGGAAAGAACTCAGATCCAAGAATCTTGGCCAAAATGTTATTCAGTGTGAGAGTAGAAGACAGACATTTTCAGATCTCTAAGGATCCATGCACCATTTCTTAGTAAACTATTCAAGAAGGTAgttttagataaataaaaattaaatttgaaaagaaaacacatcCCAATAtaggggaagacagagagcatATGAAACAGTGGAGAGCAATAGATCTAGTAAAATTTATAGTAAATAAATGGATGAtgataaactgatttttaaactaTGTTATACATTAGAAAGGATTTTTGAAATAGAAGGCAAGGGGGATAATCCTTAGTAATAGGTTGAAATTAAAATTACAGATTATTTCAATCAAACTAGGATATGGGATGGAGAGGCTGATGTGGTTGAGAGGAAAGAGGTGATGAGGATGGGGAAATAAAAAGTGCTATAGGATTGTGCTGAGTTAAAGGGGGTCATATAACTACGTAATTTTGGTATGTTGATAGTGAAGTatcaaatagaaatagaaatagaatatgAATTTAAATATCTCTATCATCCAGCAGTATTTATTCTActtttcacttcctctattgagttttaaatttagtaaatatTAGTGAACTGGAGATGGATAGAAAAACTTCCAAATACCAGGAAGGGAaccatttaatttaaaacagaaaaaaaactggAAGGATATCCATAATAGTAGAGACCTGTGGGGTCAGGTAAGGAAAGTGGGATTTAGGGAAGTGAAGGGAGAACTTtcattttccccccttctttgttcttctctaatttttgaattcttttaaacAATTAGGATGCATTGATTCATTGCCTTATAATTATAGACAATAAAGCAAGAAACACTGAAAAGTCAACAGTGTTCAAAGATGCAAAGGTGATGCCATCTGCAATGTCTTTGGAGAAACTGCTTTCtttccctgcacccccccccccccccacccaaacaTTGAGTAATGACTATTATGGAGAAAAGGGCTGGAGAAAGGTGTGTGGCTAATTCCTGATGCTACTTTTATGTTCAAAGTAAAAGCTAAAGAATTATGCCATAAGTGAAGATGTCTATCTGTGTACTTACAAGTTCCCATGTATTGAGAAGAGATGTTCTGACATGCCCTACGGGGGATGCACCATCCTCAGCTTTAGAAAATCGGACTCTGTGACGGGCCAGAGGCCATCAGCGCAGTGACATGGCCTAGATCTTCTTAACCTAGGAGCGAAGGCACCCGAATTTTAGTTTTGTCCCTGCCATTTGTATGAGCTACGTGCTTTCGTACAAGTCATCTAACCTCTCTGAAGCTGACTTCTCACCACAGAAATACTGTGATCCAGCCCTTAACCAACATTccctaaatgtttattttatggataatgaataaataaatgaatgaagtaacttgcctgaggtgACCCTTAGTGGAAGCCTACAAGTACTTAGCTTAACACACAGTGAAGATGAGTCCCTcctacctcccttccccccaccttccttccccccacccctcagcacccTGCGCACCTCCTGGAGGATGCGCTCCTGGTTCTCCACGGAGCACAGGACCAGGGTGCACACCACCACGTCCATGGAGCCATCGGCCACCGGGTGCATGTTCTCCCCGGCAGCCACCACGAAGCGCTCAAACTGCACGTGTCGGTTCTCAGCGATGCTCTTGATCAAGAACTTCTCGAAGTTGGGGTTGGGGTCAACGCAGGTCACCCTGCACCCAGGCAGATAGAACTTGAAGTTGGCCCCGGTGCCGCAGCTCAGCTCCAGCAGGCAGAGCTTCCCCGAGGGGCTCCCAAGCTCCTGCAGGCTGCTGAAGAGCCCCCGCTTCGTGCTCGCCATCTGCTTGTTGTACACTGAGGTGAGCCTCACCAGGAGGAAGGGGAAGCATCTTTTGCACATCCCGTTCTTTTCACTTCCTTTATTGAGTTTTAAATTCAGTACTTTTTAATTGCCAAAACCTCTTTTCTTATTCCAAGATCAATATATTGTTGAATCACCATAGAAGTATTTTTTGTTGtacattgtttttaatttctatctCATTTGTTCCATTAAATTTTCCTCAGTAAGAGGCACTTGTTCTGACGGTTCAAATTCGTGTTCTCCCTTCAGCCTGGCAGCAAATGGGCTGGTAGGCAGGACTCTCTTATCTGAAGAATGGGGAAAGCTTTAGGCTCTTTGGCTGCTCCAGGTATGAACCCACCTCAGGCAAACAGGGTGGGTTCCTGTAGGGCAGCCACTGTCAGTAAGTTTAGGGGACTTCTCTCCAGACCTTCCACAGAGGTCCAAGGCTGAGTCCCTTCCTTGTCCTGAGGGAGTGGATCTGCCCCTTCAGGTGTCTCAGGGAGCCTTGGATTTCCTAGACAAACAAGCTTTCCCCAGGCCT
Encoded proteins:
- the LOC103285543 gene encoding putative methyltransferase-like protein 7A — translated: MCKRCFPFLLVRLTSVYNKQMASTKRGLFSSLQELGSPSGKLCLLELSCGTGANFKFYLPGCRVTCVDPNPNFEKFLIKSIAENRHVQFERFVVAAGENMHPVADGSMDVVVCTLVLCSVENQERILQEVRRVLRGGGKEESDFLKLRMVHPP